In Oryzias melastigma strain HK-1 linkage group LG16, ASM292280v2, whole genome shotgun sequence, a single genomic region encodes these proteins:
- the ethe1 gene encoding persulfide dioxygenase ETHE1, mitochondrial encodes MCSVLSRVRIVQRIASHTLRFRSITEGSACAVTESRRSYSGLSFSIEPLRDSRRLYCTSMAMRQGLLFRQLFESESCTYTYLLADTETKEAVIIDPVLETLDRDVKLVKDLGLNLTVAVNTHCHADHITSTGLMKQRILGLKSAISKFSGASADIQLAEGDKIHFGKHYLVVKETPGHTDGCSTLVLDDNLMAFTGDALLIRGCGRTDFQQGSSSKLYDSIHQKIFTLPEGCLIYPAHDYLGQTVSTVGEERKLNPRLTKSKEEFIKIMENLNLPKPKKIDISVPANLVCGLH; translated from the exons ATGTGCTCGGTATTAAGCAGAGTGAGAATAGTTCAGCGGATAGCATCTCATACATTACGCTTCAGATCGATAACCGAGGGCTCGGCTTGTGCAGTAACCGAAAGTAGGCGCTCCTATTCCGGGTTAAGTTTCTCCATAGAGCCGCTGCGAGACAGTAGGAGGTTATACTGCACCAGTATGGCGATGAGACAAGGACTCCTCTTCAGACAA cTGTTCGAGTCGGAAAGCTGCACATACACATACCTGCTTGCAGACACTGAAACCAAGGAGGCGGTCATCATCGACCCCGTCCTGGAGACGCTAGATAGAGATGTGAAACTCGTCAAAGACCTCGGACTCAACTTGACCGTTGCag TTAACACCCACTGCCACGCAGACCATATCACAAGCACAGGCCTGATGaagcagagaattctgggattGAAGAGTGCCATCTCCAAGTTCAGTGGCGCTTCTGCTGACATTCAGCTGGCAGAGGGGGACAAAATCCATTTTGGAAAGCAT TACCTGGTTGTCAAGGAAACACCGGGCCACACAGATGGCTGCAGTACTCTAGTGCTGGATGACAACTTGATGGCTTTCACTGGTGATGCTCTGCTCATTAGAGGCTGTGGCAGGACAGACTTCCAACAGG gatcttcTTCAAAGCTGTATGACTCAATCCATCAGAAGATCTTTACTCTGCCTGAAGGGTGCCTCATCTACCCTGCACATGACTATCTtg gccaGACAGTTTCCACCGTAGGGGAGGAGCGCAAACTGAATCCCCGCCTCACAAAAAGCAAGGAAGAATTTATAAAGATAATGGAAAATCTAAACCTCCCAAAGCCCAAAAAAATCg ATATTTCGGTGCCTGCCAACCTTGTGTGTGGACTACACTAA